ttttgcagagcctggctccatcacccaggctggagtgcagtggcacaatctcggctcactccaacctctgcctcccaggttcaagcacttctcctgcctcagcctcctgagtagctggggttacaggtgcccgccaccacgcctggctaattttttgatatttttagtagagatggggcctcactatgttgtccaggctggtctcaaactcttcgtCTCCAGTgatcccacctcggtctcccaaagtgctgggattacaggtgtgagccaccgcgcccaaccatgGGGGatattttttaactctttgttGCACTCTAATTTTCTGATATGTCCCTGGTTGTCCAGACTTCATCTAGGATGTGGTCAGTGATTCTGTGTTAATGTCTTTCAAGTGCTTTCTGTGTCCTGGAGGGTAATTCCTTTAGGCTTGAAAACTTAAACTCATTCAAAGTGACTTTTATTATATCCATGTGTGTCTTAGGCTAGAATTTCCTTTTAATCATGTTCTACCCTTTCCAGTTTAAAGGTCAGCCTctttgaaaaaggaaattgacactaaaaaagaattgaaggattctttttcttttatccatttctCTAAAGACAGTGGATAaagtccttccttcctcctgcttccAACGTAACAAAAAATTTTTTGGCTAATCTCTGCTCTTTTTGGCTTTAGCCTTCCTATTTTTTTATGGTTCTGAACCACTTTCTTTTGGTCATTtatctcttcctccatctttgaTGTCTCTTTAAAATCTTATTAAAGAGCtcacagctgggcgtggtggctcgcacctataatcccagcactttgggaggctgaggcaggtggatcacttgaggtcaggaattcgagaccagcctgaccaacatggtgaaaccctgtctctactaaaaatacaaaaattagctgggtgtggtggtgcacacttgtaatcccagtcacttgggaggctgaggcaggagaatcacttgaaccctggaggtgagatttgcagtgagccaagcttgtgccactgcactgcagcccgaGCGACAGAATGTCTTACTGTCCGATACATGTTACGAacttggaggagggagagatgaaTGAAAGCTTGAACGACCTCAAAAGGCCTTACAGGGAGAATTAGATCTGGTAGGATAGATGGGATTTACAATAGGGAGAACTAGGCAAGGGAGCCagggaaagctgaggtgggactGTTCAGGAATGGCAACTAGAATAGTCTGATTAGAGTGAACATTATTCTGTAGAAACAGTAAACAAAGCAGTTGGAGTTGGCTCTCGCCATTATTTGTGAATGAAATTTCAGATAAAGGACCTAAAGGTGGCATTTGTATTGCAAAGATATTGTAAAAATCTAAATATCAATTTGTATCAAAGATACATATagacacatattttctttttttttttttttgagacggagtctcgctctgtcgcccaggctggagtgcagtgacacgatctcagctcactgcaacttccgactcccaagttcacgccgttctcctgcctcagcctcccgagtagttgggactacaggcgcccaccaccacgcccagctaattttttatatttttagtatagacggggtttcaccatgttagccaggatggtctcgatctcctgaccttgtgatctgcctgcctcggcctcccagagtgctgggattacaggtgtgagccaccgcacctggccttattttcataaatttgttaacaccttttttgttttgtgactaGCTCAGATAAATGCTGTGTTGAATCTTAAGAATCAAGTACGTCTCTGTTGGATATATTAATTCTAAGAAGAATATGAGAACCAGGCTATGAATAATGACACTTattctgacatttttaaaaaactgccatCTCCTAAACACTCATCTGATAGTTtttatatctctttattttcaggtTGGCTCAAAAACAGAAGTTGCTGAGTGCAAGGAGAAATTCGCCGCCTCCAAGGACCCCACGGTCAGTCAGACTTTCATGTTGGATAGAGTGTTCAACCCTGAGGGGAAGGCTTTACCACCAATGAGAGGATTCAAGTACACCAGCTGGTCTCCCATGGGTTGTGATGCTAATGGCAGGTGCCTCTTGGCAGCACTGACCATGGACAATCGCCTGACCATCCAGGCAAATCTCAACAGACTGCAGTGGGTCCAGCTGGTTGACCTGACTGAGATCTATGGAGAACGTCTTTATGAGACCAGTTACAGGCTCTCTAAAAATGAGGCCCCGGAAGGAAATCTCGGGGATTTTGCTGAGTTTCAGAGGAGACACAGCATGCAGACCCCAGTCAGAATGGAGTGGTCGGGCATCTGTACCACTCAGCAGGTCAAGCATAACAACGAATGCCGGGATGTTGGCAGTGTGCTCCTGGCCGTCCTCTTTGAAAATGGTAATATCGCCGTGTGGCAGTTTCAGCTGCCCTTTGTAGGAAAAGAATCCATCTCTTCATGCAACACGATTGAGTCAGGAATCACCTCTCCCAGTGTATTGTTTTGGTGGGAATATGAGCACAATAATCGAAAAATGAGTGGCCTTATTGTGGGGAGTGCTTTTGGACCCATAAAAATTCTTCCTGTCAATCTCAAAGCAGTCAAAGGCTATTTCACTTTAAGGCAGCCTGTTATCTTGTGGAAAGAAATGGACCAGTTACCTGTGCACAGCATCAAATGTGTACCACTTTATCATCCTTACCAGAAGTGTAGTTGCAGCTTAGTAGTGGCTGCAAGAGGCTCTTATGTATTTTGGTGTCTTCTTCTGATCTCCAAAGCAGGGCTGAATGTTCACAATTCCCATGTCACAGGCCTTCACTCACTGCCGATTGTCTCCATGACTGCAGACAAACAGAATGGAACAGTCTATACTTGCTCCAGTGATGGAAAGGTGAGGCAGCTGATTCCCATTTTCACAGATGTTGCATTGAAGTTTGAACACCAGTTGATTAAACTCTCAGATGTGTTTGGCTCAGTGAGGACTCACGGGATAGCAGTGAGCCCCTGCGGTGCGTACCTGGCCATCATTACCACTGAGGGTATGGTCAACGGCCTCCACCCCGTTAACAAAAACTACCAGGTGCAGTTTGTTACTCTCAAAACCTTTGAAGAGGCAGCTGCTCAGCTCCTGGAATCTTCAGTTCAAAACCTTTTTAAGCAGGTAGATTTAATAGACCTAGTACGctggaagattttaaaagataaacatatcCCTCAATTTTTACAAGAAGCTTTGGAAAAAAAGATTGAAAGCAGTGGAGTCACCTATTTTTGGCGTTTTAAGCTTTTCCTCCTGAGGATTTTATATCAGTCAATGCAGAAAACCCCTTCAGAAGCCTTATGGAAACCCACCCATGAGGACTCAAAAATCTTACTAGTGGATTCACCTGGGATGGGCAATGCTGACGATGAACAGCAGGAAGAAGGCACTTCTTCCAAACAGGTGGTGAAGCAAGGCCTGCAGGAGAGGAGCAAGGAAGGAGACGTAGAGGAGCCCGCTGATGACTCGCTCCCCCCGACTGGAGATGCTGGAGGCCGGGAGCCAATGGAAGAGAAACTCCTGGAAATCCAAGGGAAGATCGAAGCTGTGGAGATGCACTTGACCAGGGAACACATGAAGCGAGTCTTAGGAGAAGTGTATCTGCACACCTGGATCACAGAAAACACTAGCATCCCCACCCGAGGACTCTGTAACTTTTTAATGTCTGATGAAGAGTATGATGACAGAACAGCACGGGTAGGTGTTTATTAACAGAAACTCTGAAATTGTAAAGTCTGCTTTCTTCATGAGAAAGAAATGACCTAAATTGAGTTCCTGAAGATCAGCTTTTGCTTTGACATTTTTTAGGTAATTGATTTGCATGAGGTGCAGGGGAATAAATAGGAAATGCGGATTAATGCAGAGGATGCATTCATAGCATACAAAGAATATTTTGATTCTTCTTCACACTGGCCTTAATAGATATGCAGAGTTTGCAGGATGAGCTTTCCAGACTGGATTAGCTTAAAGAGACTGCATTTAGCTGAGTAATATGTGATGGGCAGTCATGGCCATAGAAATATGGTGCCCATGCTCCCTGCCCTTCCTCTTTTACAAAAGTTTTGTAGGGGAGGGGTGTAGTGACATGTTTTCCGTTTGATAGGATTTAAGGATATCTTCACATTGAGTCAAGAAAGACATGTAAACGAATCATTACCCGTGTCTCATTTTTACAAATACTGGACACAATCTTTATTTTGGTAATAGAACAATCATAGTGTTATCCAGAATGTATTCTATAGAATTTAAGTTGCTTAACGGAACACTGGGGTTCCCAGTGCATATTACCATCCTAAGAGTTCTGAGAATTCCTACAGAAAGGAAACATATACCTTCGTATAGTTCGGTATTACTCAGACTTCCTGATCGCAGAATCTTTCTTGCAGCTAATAGCTGCTAAAATCCTGAAGAACCCGTGTTCCAGGAAATATACTGTATTCTGAAATACTCAAAACCACAAATATCTGTGTTCCTTTTTACTTCAAAGATTGATACTTATTGACTaaagtcttaaaatattaattgaaggCAGTATCTTTGTTCGTAATGTTAAGCCATTCACAATCACTTCTTGCATTTTGTTGTTGGAAagaatgtgtatgtttgtgtacaCACATTTGCCTTTGAAATTATTGCTCATAGAATGTTTGCAGTGGTCTTAAGAGTATTAAGATGCACTGTTCATGtaaatgacttttcttctttaaaagttaacttttggggctgggcgtggtggctcatgcctgtaatacccagcactttgggaggctgaggagggtggatcacaaggtcaggagtttgagaccagcctggccaacatggtgaaaccctgtctctactaaaaataaaaattagccgggcatggtggcgggtgcctgtaatcccagctacttgggaggctgaggcaggagaatcgcttaaacctgggaggtgaaggttgcagtgagctgagattgtcagttgacaagagcaaaaccccatctcaaaaaaaaaaaagtttttttgttttgttttggttttgtttttgttgttttgtttttttgtggtttttttgagagtctcgctctgtaccccagtctggagtgcagtggcacgatctcgactcactgcaagctccacctcccgggttcacgccattctcctgcctcagcctcctgagtaactgggactacaggcgcccgccaccacgcctggctaattttttgtattttttttagtagagacagggtttcaccgtgttagccaggatggtctcgatctgactttgtgatctgcccgcctctgcctcccaaagtgctaggattacaggcatgagccaccgtgcccggccaaaaaaacttaatttttaaacgTTTCATTGTGTTCCAAATTGTCTAGAAGAGTATTCTGGTTATCACAGTGCCATGGGACCTAGTTAGATTTATTATAAGAGTCAGTGAAAAATTAGCAAAAACATGTTAGAAAGTACTAGAGGTTGGGTTTGTAATGATTTAGAATAATTGTCCAGGTACTCCATGAGCCCAGGAAGCTACATTTAGCGTGGTGATGTGATTCCAACAGAGCCAGTTTAAAAACCAGAAGATTACGCACCCATCCCTGTCTATAGCAACTGAGTTTATTGAAGACCATGCATTCCTGTCTTAAAAATCCAACTGTATGCATAAAATGAAGACTTTTTAAACCCAGGATGTTGATTTATTAgtagttataaattattttggagatTATCAGCCTAGTATGCTGGTACAGTTAAACTAACACTTTTAAACCTTTTTTCATTATCACTTCCCCCAGAGCATTTGTAGACACTTTTTCGGAATTGACCCTGCCCATGAAGTTTTAATACCACAGATGTATTTTGTGTGTCCGTTTATGTACTGTGTGTATATCTTTGCTTTATATGTAAAAAGAGAACTTTTTGTCCCCCAAGAACTAATATTTGCTGCTTTGGAAGGACTCTCACTCCCATTGAGAATGTGTGAGTCAGAATAACACAGTTAAGAATTGAGCTTGCCAAGGTCAAGG
Above is a window of Papio anubis isolate 15944 chromosome 13, Panubis1.0, whole genome shotgun sequence DNA encoding:
- the GTF3C4 gene encoding general transcription factor 3C polypeptide 4; this translates as MNTADQARVGPADDGPAPPGEEEGEGGGEAGGKEPAADAAPGPSAAFRLMVTRREPAVKLQYAVSGLEPLAWSEDHRVSVSTARSIAVLELICDVHNPGQDLVIHRTSVPAPLNSCLLKVGSKTEVAECKEKFAASKDPTVSQTFMLDRVFNPEGKALPPMRGFKYTSWSPMGCDANGRCLLAALTMDNRLTIQANLNRLQWVQLVDLTEIYGERLYETSYRLSKNEAPEGNLGDFAEFQRRHSMQTPVRMEWSGICTTQQVKHNNECRDVGSVLLAVLFENGNIAVWQFQLPFVGKESISSCNTIESGITSPSVLFWWEYEHNNRKMSGLIVGSAFGPIKILPVNLKAVKGYFTLRQPVILWKEMDQLPVHSIKCVPLYHPYQKCSCSLVVAARGSYVFWCLLLISKAGLNVHNSHVTGLHSLPIVSMTADKQNGTVYTCSSDGKVRQLIPIFTDVALKFEHQLIKLSDVFGSVRTHGIAVSPCGAYLAIITTEGMVNGLHPVNKNYQVQFVTLKTFEEAAAQLLESSVQNLFKQVDLIDLVRWKILKDKHIPQFLQEALEKKIESSGVTYFWRFKLFLLRILYQSMQKTPSEALWKPTHEDSKILLVDSPGMGNADDEQQEEGTSSKQVVKQGLQERSKEGDVEEPADDSLPPTGDAGGREPMEEKLLEIQGKIEAVEMHLTREHMKRVLGEVYLHTWITENTSIPTRGLCNFLMSDEEYDDRTARVLIGHISKKMNKQTFPEHCSLCKEILPFTDRKQAVCSNGHIWLRCFLTYQSCQSLIYRRCLLHDSIARHPAPEDPDWIKRLLQSPCPFCDSPVF